From the genome of Blautia pseudococcoides, one region includes:
- a CDS encoding urocanate hydratase, which yields MNNAEIGKAMEIKLDPVLPEYPTFKEGVRRAPKRELTLNKREIKLAVANALRYVPEELHEQLAPEFLDELLTRGRIYGYRFMPKDRIYGRPIDEYKGKCVEGKAFQVMIDNNLDHEVALYPYELVTYGETGQVCQNWMQYQLIKRYLEELTDEHTLVMMSGHPMGLFKSHKTSPRVIVTNGLMVGMFDNPEDWAKAAAMGVSSYGQMTAGGWMYIGPQGIVHGTFNTILNAGRKFLGVPQDGDLSGHLFVTSGLGGMSGAQPKAIEIARGVGIVAEVDASRIETRHSQGWVGLVIEDAAEAFRVAEEYMERKETVSIAYHGNIVDLLQYAVDNNIKIELLSDQTSCHVPYDGGYCPQGLTFEERTEMLANDKEKFCELVDQTLVKHYHLIKTLVERGSYFFDYGNSFMRAVFDAGAKDIAKNGVDTSEGFVFPSYVEDILGPELFDYGYGPFRWCCLSGKPEDLRATDHAAMEVIDPNRRSQDRDNYIWIRDAEKNKLVVGTQCRILYQDALGRRDIALKFNEMVRNGEIGPVMLGRDHHDTGGTDSPYRETSNIYDGSNITADMAVHCYAGNAARGMSLVALHNGGGVGISKSINGGFGMVLDGSGRVDEILKAAIPWDTMIGVSRRSWGRCGHSIETVAEYNKIREGQDHITMPYLADEDMIERVCKDVVVEEHHAHH from the coding sequence ATGAACAATGCGGAAATCGGAAAAGCAATGGAAATCAAACTGGATCCCGTTCTGCCGGAATACCCGACCTTTAAAGAAGGTGTCAGAAGAGCCCCGAAGAGAGAACTGACCCTGAACAAAAGGGAGATCAAGCTGGCAGTAGCAAACGCCCTCAGATATGTGCCGGAAGAGCTGCACGAACAGCTTGCACCGGAATTTTTAGACGAACTTCTGACAAGAGGACGTATCTACGGATACCGTTTCATGCCAAAAGACAGGATCTACGGAAGACCCATTGATGAATATAAAGGAAAATGTGTGGAAGGAAAGGCGTTCCAGGTCATGATCGACAACAACCTGGACCATGAGGTGGCCCTCTATCCATACGAGCTTGTTACATACGGGGAGACCGGCCAGGTCTGCCAGAACTGGATGCAGTACCAGCTGATCAAGAGATACTTAGAGGAGCTTACAGATGAGCACACCCTTGTGATGATGAGCGGCCATCCCATGGGCCTGTTCAAATCCCACAAGACAAGCCCCAGGGTCATCGTGACCAATGGCCTGATGGTGGGCATGTTCGACAACCCGGAGGACTGGGCGAAAGCTGCAGCCATGGGCGTATCCTCCTACGGCCAGATGACAGCCGGCGGCTGGATGTACATCGGCCCGCAGGGCATCGTGCACGGCACCTTCAACACCATCCTGAACGCAGGACGTAAGTTCTTAGGCGTGCCCCAGGACGGGGATCTGTCCGGCCACCTGTTCGTCACAAGCGGCCTTGGCGGCATGAGCGGCGCACAGCCCAAAGCCATTGAGATCGCAAGGGGCGTGGGAATCGTAGCGGAGGTGGATGCCTCCCGTATCGAGACCCGGCACAGCCAGGGCTGGGTAGGCCTGGTGATCGAGGATGCGGCGGAGGCGTTCCGTGTGGCAGAGGAATATATGGAGAGGAAAGAGACCGTATCCATTGCCTACCACGGAAATATCGTGGACCTGCTGCAGTATGCAGTGGACAACAACATCAAGATAGAGCTGTTATCCGACCAGACAAGCTGCCACGTGCCTTACGACGGAGGCTACTGCCCGCAGGGCCTGACCTTTGAGGAGCGCACCGAGATGCTGGCAAACGACAAGGAGAAGTTCTGTGAGCTGGTGGACCAGACCCTGGTGAAACACTACCACCTGATCAAGACCCTGGTGGAGAGAGGCTCCTACTTCTTTGACTATGGAAACTCCTTCATGCGAGCCGTGTTCGACGCGGGAGCAAAGGACATCGCCAAGAACGGCGTGGACACCAGCGAGGGATTCGTGTTCCCGTCCTACGTGGAGGATATCCTGGGACCGGAGCTGTTCGACTACGGATACGGCCCGTTCCGCTGGTGCTGCCTGTCCGGAAAGCCGGAAGACCTGCGTGCCACAGACCATGCGGCCATGGAAGTGATCGACCCGAACAGAAGGAGCCAGGACAGGGATAACTATATCTGGATCCGTGACGCGGAGAAGAATAAATTAGTAGTGGGGACCCAGTGCCGTATCCTGTACCAGGATGCCCTGGGAAGAAGGGATATCGCCCTGAAGTTCAACGAGATGGTGAGGAACGGCGAGATCGGGCCGGTGATGCTGGGCCGTGACCACCATGACACAGGCGGAACAGATTCCCCGTACAGAGAGACCTCCAACATCTATGACGGCTCCAACATCACAGCGGACATGGCAGTCCACTGCTATGCCGGAAACGCAGCCAGGGGAATGAGCCTGGTAGCGCTGCACAACGGAGGAGGCGTAGGCATCAGCAAATCCATCAACGGCGGATTCGGAATGGTGCTGGACGGAAGCGGGAGAGTGGATGAGATCTTAAAGGCAGCTATCCCGTGGGATACCATGATCGGTGTATCCAGGAGGAGCTGGGGAAGATGCGGTCACTCCATTGAGACCGTAGCAGAGTACAACAAGATAAGGGAAGGGCAGGATCACATCACCATGCCGTACCTTGCAGATGAAGATATGATCGAGAGAGTATGTAAAGACGTAGTGGTAGAAGAGCATCACGCACACCACTGA